One window from the genome of Paramisgurnus dabryanus chromosome 20, PD_genome_1.1, whole genome shotgun sequence encodes:
- the LOC135787638 gene encoding uncharacterized protein isoform X1 translates to MTRHTVVCEKHFTPDSYNQGDLMEFRMGFRRKEWIRLANGTVPSVHASPPAKSGGSRESAPRKRELCTILAESAASKDGAGATATSDPGDDGDGDISTMDPEPEVVHRGSQCSIRCLHRSLAVQVKPQMVDVGSQAERFEHHRSTPLASPEQSDDECSFSDIINHSGDMSWSPREEMLSESSEEEPEELESLSDPNAVDKFIVCQRQLLSLFTICPVCCGETKGHIMHPDGTFIKVKQACRTCGHERYWQNQEKVHRNMPACNLLLSGAIHFSGCMATQTIRMLKLFGLQCISPGTFFRHQRLYTIPTIVQAWRNEQRGIIRELKETGGGLILSGDCRSDSPGHCAKYGSYFLIEDRINKVLDVKLFQSSEVPSSSWCELEGLKRSMQFLMDQDMQVSALITDRNRQVAKWVREEMCSEGTKHFFDVLHIGKSIQKALDAAAKERDCEDLKLWRPAIINHLYWTAASTPTGDPDEMEAKWQCMINHVQDIHEHSTPAFSSCAHPPLEGEARDKEWLEPGSPAATKLESVAARKALVKDIRQLSPQHQIFSLEAYHSLILHFAPKHTGFIFLGMYSRLLLAALHYNSNGNRDVARTSDGEAPYAVRYPRFRKGVWVVHPIKQKPSYGYATNLMVSLVEEYRVLPVQFVSMYLLIIFQVWPLETFVCLSLLCKLPPYC, encoded by the exons ATGACAAGACACACGGTGGTATGTGAAAAGCACTTCACACCGGACAGCTACAACCAAGGAGATCTTATGGAATTTCGCATGGGATTTCGACGAAAAGAGTGGATTAGGCTGGCTAATGGCACTGTGCCATCGGTGCATGCAAGTCCACCTGCAAAATCTGGCGGGAGCAGAGAATCTGCGCCTCGAAAACGGGAGCTTTGCACA ATTTTGGCAGAGAGTGCTGCCAGCAAAGACGGGGCGGGTGCAACTGCCACTTCAGATCCGGGAGATGATGGAGATGGAGACATCTCAACAATGGACCCTGAGCCAGAAGTGGTCCATCGTGGATCACAGTGCAGCATTAGATGTTTACATCGTTCATTAG CTGTTCAGGTAAAGCCTCAGATGGTGGATGTGGGGAGTCAAGCCGAAAGGTTTGAGCATCACAGATCAACTCCACTGGCCAGTCCTGAACAAAGTGATGATGAATGTTCATTTTCTGATATCATCAACCATTCTGGTGATATGTCATGGAGTCCAAGAGAGGAGATGTTGAGTGAGTCCTCTGAGGAGGAACCAGAAGAGCTGGAATCTCTCAGTGACCCAAA tgctGTTGACAAGTTCATTGTTTGCCAGAGGCAGTTGCTGTCCTTGTTCACGATTTGCCCTGTATGCTGTGGGGAAACCAAGGGACACATAATGCACCCGGATGGAACATTTATAAAAGTCAAGCAG GCCTGCAGAACTTGTGGTCATGAGCGTTACTGGCAAAACCAAGAGAAGGTGCATCGAAACATGCCTGCCTGCAACCTTTTACTCAGCGGTGCCATCCACTTCTCAGGTTGCATGGCTACTCAGACAATTAGGATGCTGAAGCTGTTTGGACTGCAGTGCATAAGTCCCGGCACTTTTTTCCGCCATCAGCGCTTATACACTATCCCTACCATCGTGCAGGCCTGGAGGAATGAGCAGAGGGGGATCATCAGGGAGTTAAAGGAGACTGGGGGTGGATTGATCCTGTCTGGTGACTGcag ATCTGATTCTCCTGGACACTGTGCGAAATATGGTAGCTACTTCTTGATTGAGGATCGAATTAACAAAGTTTTGGATGTTAAGCTTTTCCAA AGCTCAGAAGTCCCAAGCAGCTCTTGGTGTGAGCTAGAGGGTCTAAAGCGGAGTATGCAGTTCCTGATGGACCAAGACATGCAAGTGTCTGCTCTAATAACAGACAGAAATCGGCAG GTGGCCAAGTGGGTACGTGAAGAAATGTGTTCAGAAGGAACAAAGCATTTCTTTGATGTCTTGCATATTGGTAAAA GTATACAGAAAGCACTGGATGCTGCTGCAAAAGAGAGGGACTGTGAGGATCTGAAGCTGTGGAGGCCAGCCATTATCAACCATCTTTACTGGACCGCAGCTTCCACCCCTACAGGAGATCCAGATGAGATGGAGGCAAAATGGCAGTGTATGATAAATCATGTACAGGACATACATGAACACAGCACTCCTGCATTTTCCAGCTGCGCACATCCACCGTTGGAAGGAGAGGCAAGAGACAAGGAGTGGCTGGAACCAG GATCACCAGCAGCCACTAAACTGGAGAGTGTAGCTGCCAGGAAAGCACTGGTAAAGGATATTCGACAATTGTCACCTCAGCATCAGATATTCTCCCTGGAGGCCTACCATTCCCTCATTCTGCACTTTGCTCCCAAACACACTGGCTTTATTTTTCTTGGGATGTACAGCAG ACTTCTCTTAGCAGCCCTACATTACAATAGTAATGGCAACAGAGATGTAGCTCGAACCAGTGACGGTGAGGCACCCTACGCCGTTCGCTACCCGCGGTTTCGGAAAGGTGTCTGGGTAGTCCACCCCATCAAGCAGAAACCATCTTACG GATACGCAACAAATCTTATGGTCTCTCTGGTAGAGGAATACCGCGTTTTACCAGTACAGTTTGtttcaatgtatttattaatcATCTTCCAAGTGTGGCCACTGGAAACCTTTGTATGTTTGTCCCTCCTCTGCAAACTGCCTCCTTATTGCTGA
- the LOC135787638 gene encoding uncharacterized protein isoform X2 produces MTRHTVVCEKHFTPDSYNQGDLMEFRMGFRRKEWIRLANGTVPSVHASPPAKSGGSRESAPRKRELCTILAESAASKDGAGATATSDPGDDGDGDISTMDPEPEVVHRGSQCSIRCLHRSLAVQVKPQMVDVGSQAERFEHHRSTPLASPEQSDDECSFSDIINHSGDMSWSPREEMLSESSEEEPEELESLSDPNAVDKFIVCQRQLLSLFTICPVCCGETKGHIMHPDGTFIKVKQACRTCGHERYWQNQEKVHRNMPACNLLLSGAIHFSGCMATQTIRMLKLFGLQCISPGTFFRHQRLYTIPTIVQAWRNEQRGIIRELKETGGGLILSGDCRSDSPGHCAKYGSYFLIEDRINKVLDVKLFQSSEVPSSSWCELEGLKRSMQFLMDQDMQVSALITDRNRQVAKWVREEMCSEGTKHFFDVLHIGIQKALDAAAKERDCEDLKLWRPAIINHLYWTAASTPTGDPDEMEAKWQCMINHVQDIHEHSTPAFSSCAHPPLEGEARDKEWLEPGSPAATKLESVAARKALVKDIRQLSPQHQIFSLEAYHSLILHFAPKHTGFIFLGMYSRLLLAALHYNSNGNRDVARTSDGEAPYAVRYPRFRKGVWVVHPIKQKPSYGYATNLMVSLVEEYRVLPVQFVSMYLLIIFQVWPLETFVCLSLLCKLPPYC; encoded by the exons ATGACAAGACACACGGTGGTATGTGAAAAGCACTTCACACCGGACAGCTACAACCAAGGAGATCTTATGGAATTTCGCATGGGATTTCGACGAAAAGAGTGGATTAGGCTGGCTAATGGCACTGTGCCATCGGTGCATGCAAGTCCACCTGCAAAATCTGGCGGGAGCAGAGAATCTGCGCCTCGAAAACGGGAGCTTTGCACA ATTTTGGCAGAGAGTGCTGCCAGCAAAGACGGGGCGGGTGCAACTGCCACTTCAGATCCGGGAGATGATGGAGATGGAGACATCTCAACAATGGACCCTGAGCCAGAAGTGGTCCATCGTGGATCACAGTGCAGCATTAGATGTTTACATCGTTCATTAG CTGTTCAGGTAAAGCCTCAGATGGTGGATGTGGGGAGTCAAGCCGAAAGGTTTGAGCATCACAGATCAACTCCACTGGCCAGTCCTGAACAAAGTGATGATGAATGTTCATTTTCTGATATCATCAACCATTCTGGTGATATGTCATGGAGTCCAAGAGAGGAGATGTTGAGTGAGTCCTCTGAGGAGGAACCAGAAGAGCTGGAATCTCTCAGTGACCCAAA tgctGTTGACAAGTTCATTGTTTGCCAGAGGCAGTTGCTGTCCTTGTTCACGATTTGCCCTGTATGCTGTGGGGAAACCAAGGGACACATAATGCACCCGGATGGAACATTTATAAAAGTCAAGCAG GCCTGCAGAACTTGTGGTCATGAGCGTTACTGGCAAAACCAAGAGAAGGTGCATCGAAACATGCCTGCCTGCAACCTTTTACTCAGCGGTGCCATCCACTTCTCAGGTTGCATGGCTACTCAGACAATTAGGATGCTGAAGCTGTTTGGACTGCAGTGCATAAGTCCCGGCACTTTTTTCCGCCATCAGCGCTTATACACTATCCCTACCATCGTGCAGGCCTGGAGGAATGAGCAGAGGGGGATCATCAGGGAGTTAAAGGAGACTGGGGGTGGATTGATCCTGTCTGGTGACTGcag ATCTGATTCTCCTGGACACTGTGCGAAATATGGTAGCTACTTCTTGATTGAGGATCGAATTAACAAAGTTTTGGATGTTAAGCTTTTCCAA AGCTCAGAAGTCCCAAGCAGCTCTTGGTGTGAGCTAGAGGGTCTAAAGCGGAGTATGCAGTTCCTGATGGACCAAGACATGCAAGTGTCTGCTCTAATAACAGACAGAAATCGGCAG GTGGCCAAGTGGGTACGTGAAGAAATGTGTTCAGAAGGAACAAAGCATTTCTTTGATGTCTTGCATATTG GTATACAGAAAGCACTGGATGCTGCTGCAAAAGAGAGGGACTGTGAGGATCTGAAGCTGTGGAGGCCAGCCATTATCAACCATCTTTACTGGACCGCAGCTTCCACCCCTACAGGAGATCCAGATGAGATGGAGGCAAAATGGCAGTGTATGATAAATCATGTACAGGACATACATGAACACAGCACTCCTGCATTTTCCAGCTGCGCACATCCACCGTTGGAAGGAGAGGCAAGAGACAAGGAGTGGCTGGAACCAG GATCACCAGCAGCCACTAAACTGGAGAGTGTAGCTGCCAGGAAAGCACTGGTAAAGGATATTCGACAATTGTCACCTCAGCATCAGATATTCTCCCTGGAGGCCTACCATTCCCTCATTCTGCACTTTGCTCCCAAACACACTGGCTTTATTTTTCTTGGGATGTACAGCAG ACTTCTCTTAGCAGCCCTACATTACAATAGTAATGGCAACAGAGATGTAGCTCGAACCAGTGACGGTGAGGCACCCTACGCCGTTCGCTACCCGCGGTTTCGGAAAGGTGTCTGGGTAGTCCACCCCATCAAGCAGAAACCATCTTACG GATACGCAACAAATCTTATGGTCTCTCTGGTAGAGGAATACCGCGTTTTACCAGTACAGTTTGtttcaatgtatttattaatcATCTTCCAAGTGTGGCCACTGGAAACCTTTGTATGTTTGTCCCTCCTCTGCAAACTGCCTCCTTATTGCTGA